In the Methanothermobacter marburgensis str. Marburg genome, AAATCGGGTTTAAAAAGTACAACTGAAAGAGGTGTTTACTGTGACTCTTATGGATCCTCTCGCAAACGCCCTGACCAACATAAGGAACAATGAGATAAGGGGTAATGTCAAGTGCAGGATAACCCCTGCATCAAAGCTCATAGGGCGTGTGCTGAGAACAATGCAGAAGGAAGGCTACATCGGGGAATTTGAATACGTTGATGACGGCAGGGCCGGAAAATTCATCGTTGAACTTGAGGGAAACATAAACCAGTGTGGGGTTATAAAACCCAGACACGCTGTTAAGAAGGACGAATTCGAAAAATTTGAGAAAAGATATCTGCCAGCTAAGAACTTCGGGATAATAATCGTATCAACCCCTGAGGGAATAATGACCCATAAAGAGGCCAAGGACAGGGGTATCGGCGGTAGACTGCTGGCTTACGTCTACTAGGTGATAACATGGTTCTAGCAGCTATGATCCGGGAAGAAATACCCATCCCTGAGGATGTTAACGTCACCATCGATGGTGAAGTTACGGTTAAGGGTCCAAAGGGTGAACTCTCCCGAAAATTTAACCACTCAGAGATATCAATGGCCGTTGAGGACGATAAGGTGGTCCTTGAGGTTAAATTCCCAAAGAAAAAGGACAAGGCAATGATAGGGACAGTTAAGGCCCATATAAACAACATGATAAGGGGCGTCACCGAGGGATTCACCTACCGCATGAAGATAGTGTACGCCCACTTTCCAATGAGTGTGAAGGTGGCAGGGGATAAGGTTTTAATAGAGAACTTCCTCGGGGAACGCCACCCAAGGACTGCAAAGATAGTGGGAGATACAAAGGTCCAGGTAAAGGGCGACGAGGTTGAAGTAACAGGCATCAACAAGGAACACGTGGGACAGACAATGGCGAACCTTGAACAGGCCACCAAGATTAAGGGAAGGGACCCAAGGGTTTTCCAGGACGGCATATACCTTGTGAGCAAGGAATAGGGATGGTGATTCGATGAGGAAAAAATTTAAACGACAGGAATACGCCCGATACAAAAAACTGGGGGAAAAATGGAGGAGGCCCAGGGGTAAAACAAGTAAAATGAGAAAATATGAAAAGGGCAAACCTGCAATGCCTGCGATTGGCTACAGGAAGCCAAGGGACCAGAGGGGTCTCCACCCATCAGGATATGAGGACATCCTTGTTTCCAGCATGAGGGAACTTGAGGAACTGGACCCTGAAAAACAGGCTGCAAGGATAGCATCAACTGTGGGTGCCAGGAAGAAGACACTCATGCTTGAAAAGGCAAGGGAACTTGGCATAAAAGTTCTGAATCCATAATATGGGGCTGGAAGGGGTCTTATTTTCCAGTCCAGGGAAAACACTTTAAGGGGATGCCCGATTTTTCGGGTCTATCAGCAAATTGCTGAACACAAGGAGGTTTCTTGAATGAATCTTACTACTCAGAAAAGATTAGCTGCAGACATACTGAAAGTAGGGGTTAACAGGATATGGATTGACCCTGAGAGGATCGATGAGGTCTCAAGGGCAATAACCAGGGACGGTGTAAAGCAGCTAATAAAGGACGGCGCAATAAAGGCTAAACCAAAAAAGGGCATAAGCAGTTACAGGTCAAAAAAGATAGCCCAGCAAAAAAAGAAGGGAAGAAGAAGAGGACCTGGAAGCATAAAAGGTGCTAAGGGCGCCAGAAAACCAAGGAAAGAGGAATGGATGACCACGATAAGGGCTCTGAGGAAGGACCTCAGGG is a window encoding:
- a CDS encoding 50S ribosomal protein L19e produces the protein MNLTTQKRLAADILKVGVNRIWIDPERIDEVSRAITRDGVKQLIKDGAIKAKPKKGISSYRSKKIAQQKKKGRRRGPGSIKGAKGARKPRKEEWMTTIRALRKDLREMRDNREINKSTYRKLYKMAKGGAFKSKSYMKTYARDHDMLR
- a CDS encoding 30S ribosomal protein S8 translates to MTLMDPLANALTNIRNNEIRGNVKCRITPASKLIGRVLRTMQKEGYIGEFEYVDDGRAGKFIVELEGNINQCGVIKPRHAVKKDEFEKFEKRYLPAKNFGIIIVSTPEGIMTHKEAKDRGIGGRLLAYVY
- a CDS encoding 50S ribosomal protein L6, which translates into the protein MVLAAMIREEIPIPEDVNVTIDGEVTVKGPKGELSRKFNHSEISMAVEDDKVVLEVKFPKKKDKAMIGTVKAHINNMIRGVTEGFTYRMKIVYAHFPMSVKVAGDKVLIENFLGERHPRTAKIVGDTKVQVKGDEVEVTGINKEHVGQTMANLEQATKIKGRDPRVFQDGIYLVSKE
- a CDS encoding 50S ribosomal protein L32e, which produces MRKKFKRQEYARYKKLGEKWRRPRGKTSKMRKYEKGKPAMPAIGYRKPRDQRGLHPSGYEDILVSSMRELEELDPEKQAARIASTVGARKKTLMLEKARELGIKVLNP